A section of the Styela clava chromosome 9, kaStyClav1.hap1.2, whole genome shotgun sequence genome encodes:
- the LOC120338732 gene encoding ethanolamine-phosphate phospho-lyase-like, which yields MDLNGNAVYELNKKDVLALRIKHVGSPTALYFRHDPLMIVKGEGQYLIDEKGNRYLDCINNVAHVGHSHPKVTEACNEQMSKLCTNSRYLHNTHVSLAERLANTFPNPLDVCFFMNSGSEANDLALTLAAAYSGGTDVITMDSAYHGHVRSCLEISPYKWRKPEDHKDYVHVVSAPDVYRGKYAGSENPGLDYANELNQKIEIMKDKNRKLSAFIMESLQSCGGQIIPPEGYMREAFRYVRAAGGLCIADEVQVGFGRVGSHYWAFQLQGPDVIPDIVTVGKPMGNGHPVSAVITTKEIADSLTNKLPSYFNTFGGNPVSCTIANTVMDIIENENLMENASSVGKYLLEKFELLKKKHKIIGDVRGVGLFIGVELVRDEKTKEPATEEAEVMYNRMRDRYILVSLDGPFNNVMKFKPPMCFTYDNADQLAEVLDDTLSQISC from the exons ATGGACTTAAACGGGAACGCTGTCTACGAATTGAACAAAAAGGATGTTCTGGCTTTACGGATCAAACATGTTGG GTCTCCTACTGCCTTATATTTTCGCCATGATCCGCTAATGATAGTAAAGGGCGAAGGGCAGTACTTGATTGACGAAAAGGGAAATCGATATTTGGACTGCATCAATAATGTTGCACACG TTGGTCATTCACATCCTAAAGTGACGGAAGCATGCAATGAACAGATGTCGAAACTTTGTACCAATTCCCGCTATTTGCATAACACTCATGTATCACTTGCAGAACGTCTCGCCAATACTTTCCCGAATCCCCTCGATGTCTGCTTTTTTATGAATTCGGG GTCAGAGGCCAATGACCTAGCTCTCACACTCGCCGCCGCGTATTCCGGTGGAACAGATGTTATAACAATGGACAGCGCATATCACGGTCATGTGAGGTCATGTCTTGAAATTAGCCCATATAAATGGAGAAAACCTGAAGACCATAAAGATTACGTCCACGTG GTGTCAGCGCCTGATGTTTACCGCGGTAAATATGCCGGAAGCGAAAATCCTGGTTTGGATTACGCCAATGAACTTAACCAGAAAATAGAGATTATGAAAGACAAAAATAGAAAG CTCTCCGCATTTATAATGGAATCACTGCAGAGTTGCGGAGGACAAATCATTCCCCCTGAGGGATACATGCGCGAAGCTTTTCG GTATGTGCGTGCTGCAGGAGGCCTATGTATCGCAGATGAAGTGCAAGTAGGATTTGGCCGAGTGGGATCACATTACTGGGCATTTCAATTGCAG GGCCCAGATGTCATTCCAGACATCGTTACAGTTGGGAAACCGATGGGAAATGGTCATCCTGTGTCAGCCGTTATTACAACAAAAGAGATTGCAGACAGTCTTACTAACAAATTGCCTTCTTATTTCAACACG TTCGGCGGAAACCCGGTGTCATGTACAATCGCCAACACGGTGATGGATatcattgaaaatgaaaatttaatggAAAACGCATCTTCTGTTGGAAAATATCTTCTTGAGAAGTTTGAATTGctcaaaaaaaaacacaaaattatcGGAGACGTGAG GGGTGTTGGACTTTTCATTGGAGTTGAACTGGTGCGTGATGAAAAAACGAAAGAACCTGCAACAGAAGAAGCTGAAGTCATGTATAATAG GATGCGTGATCGGTACATATTGGTGAGCCTGGACGGTCCATTCAACAACGTCATGAAGTTCAAGCCACCCATGTGCTTCACTTACGATAACGCAGATCAACTTGCTGAG GTTTTGGACGATACTCTGTCTCAAATTTCCTGCTGA